A single window of Carettochelys insculpta isolate YL-2023 chromosome 13, ASM3395843v1, whole genome shotgun sequence DNA harbors:
- the FOXO4 gene encoding forkhead box protein O4, translating into MAAAEPGPAAGGGPEIDPDLVPLGRPRSCTWPLPRPELSAAQQEAEEGPAAGPGRAEGSRAPGAAARKGGSRRNAWGNQSYAELISQAIESAPEKRLTLAQIYEWMVHFVPYFKDKGDSNSSAGWKNSIRHNLSLHSKFIKVHNEATGKSSWWMLNPEGGKSGKAPRRRAASMDNSSKLAKVRGKASKKKSSLQAATEATAGSPSSQVPKWPGSPSSRNNEDSDAWTSFRPRTSSNASTISARLSPIMPEQDDLPDEKLLPSLVYSSASSNVPPTVTEELELIDGLNLMSPSSSVVPTQQSASSGPVQRDSSFSLRSENSAGQTSAFVTSLFNPVAIPLQSSVNCFSGPQTLEALLTSSSPPPSEVMMTQVDPILPQTGSRVNSQTFLLLSGQVTQNKTSPVNSQGKPLEQQSESVGASALPSTLPVAASPQNTASVPTLKSTVPMTQAGLLGTQPLLSSVSSAPFGMSQDRLPTDLDVDMYMENLECDVDYIINSDLMDGEGLDFNFEPILSTPSYPNTSQASSHTWVPS; encoded by the exons ATGGCGGCGGCTGAGCCGGGCCCCGCGGCGGGCGGCGGCCCGGAGATCGACCCGGACTTAGTGCCGCTGGGCCGGCCCCGCTCCtgcacctggcccctgccccggCCCGAGCTGTCGGCGGCGCAGCAGGAggcggaggaggggccggcggcgggGCCCGGCCGGGCCGAGGGGTCGCGGGCGCCCGGCGCGGCGGCGCGGAAGGGCGGCTCCCGGCGGAACGCCTGGGGGAACCAGTCGTACGCGGAGCTCATCAGCCAGGCCATCGAGAGCGCCCCGGAGAAGCGGCTGACGCTGGCGCAGATCTACGAGTGGATGGTGCACTTCGTGCCCTACTTCAAGGACAAGGGCGACAGCAACAGCTCGGCGGGCTGGAAG AACTCCATTAGGCACAACTTATCCCTGCATAGCAAGTTCATTAAAGTGCACAATGAAGCTACAGGGAAAAGTTCTTGGTGGATGCTCAATCCTGAAGGTGGGAAAAGTGGGAAAGCACCAAGAAGGAGAGCTGCTTCAATGGACAACAGCAGCAAACTGGCAAAAGTTAGAGGTAAAGCCTCCAAAAAGAAGTCCTCGCTCCAAGCAGCTACAGAGGCTACTGCTGGCAGCCCTAGCTCCCAGGTCCCCAAATGGCCTGGGAGCCCATCATCAAGGAATAATGAGGACTCCGACGCGTGGACCAGTTTTCGGCCTCGAACCAGTTCCAATGCGAGTACCATTAGTGCCAGGCTCTCCCCTATCATGCCTGAGCAAGACGACCTCCCAGATGAAAAGCTTCTCCCTTCCCTTGTGTACTCCAGTGCATCCAGCAATGTCCCACCAACTGTGACTGAGGAGCTTGAACTCATTGATGGGTTAAACCTGATGTCACCCAGTTCATCTGTGGTGCCCACCCAGCAGTCTGCCTCAAGTGGTCCAGTCCAGAGAGATTCTAGCTTCTCTTTGAGAAGCGAGAATTCAGCTGGTCAGACCTCAGCTTTTGTCACCTCTCTGTTTAACCCTGTTGCTATCCCACTGCAGAGTTCTGTAAACTGTTTCTCTGGTCCTCAGACCCTGGAAGCTCTCCTCACCTCAAGCTCTCCACCTCCCAGTGAAGTGATGATGACTCAAGTGGATCCAATACTCCCTCAGACTGGGAGCAGGGTAAACAGCCAGACTTTTCTGCTTCTGAGTGGACAAGTTACCCAGAATAAAACAAGCCCAGTCAACTCACAAGGAAAGCCTTTGGAGCAGCAGTCAGAGTCAGTAGGTGCCAGTGCTCTACCATCTACTCTTCCTGTGGCGGCATCTCCTCAAAACACAGCCAGCGTACCCACTTTGAAGTCCACAGTACCAATGACCCAAGCAGGCCTTCTAGGCACACAGCCACTTCTCTCTTCTGTTAGCTCGGCCCCCTTTGGAATGAGCCAGGACAGGCTGCCCACTGATCTGGATGTTGACATGTACATGGAGAACCTTGAATGTGATGTGGATTACATAATCAACAGTGACCTCATGGATGGAGAAGGATTGGACTTCAACTTTGAACCCATTCTGTCTACTCCCAGCTACCCCAACACCTCGCAGGCCTCCAGCCATACTTGGGTACCAAGTTAA